Within the Hypericibacter adhaerens genome, the region CCGGTGTGCCCGCCGGTACCTTCGTCGGCGACCTTCTCGGTTGGCGCTTCACCTTCGGTGCCGCGGCCGGCTTGGCACTCCTGGTGCTTGCCGCCCTGGTCCTCGTCCTGCCGCGCCTGGCGCCGCAAGCCTCGACAGGCCTGTTGCAGATCCCCGGCCTGTTCCGGCGGCCGATGATACGGATCGGACTCGCCGCCAGCGTGCTGATCTTCGTCGGCCAGTTCGCCGCCTATACCTACATCGCGCCTTTCCTCGACCAGGCGACCCATATCGATCCGCGCACGCTGAGCCTGCTGCTGCTCGGCTATGGCCTCACCGGCTTCTTCGGCAACATCTTCGGCGGCTGGGCGGTGAGCCGTCACGTCAAGCTGACGCTCGCCGGAACGACGACGCTCCTGGGCGGCGCGGTGCTGCTGCTGGTGCTGACCGGCACCGATCTCACGGCCGCCGTCACCTGGTCGCTGGTCTGGGGCTTCGGCTTCGGCCTGCTGCCGATCGCGATCCAGAGCTGGATCTTCGCCGCCGCCCCCGACCGGCTCGAAAGCGTCAGCGCCCTGCTGGTGTCGGTGATCCAGGTGGCGCTCGGCAGCGGCGCCCTGGTCGGCGGCCTGGTGGTCGACCATCTCGGCGTGCCGAGCGCGCTCTGGCTGGGCGGGCTTTGCACGCTGGCGACCACAGCGCTCATCATGGCCTTCGGGCGGGAGCGTTCCGCGTTGCAGCCTTGCGAATGCCGGGCCTAGGATCGAGATCGGATCCCGGACCCGGAGCAGACAGGGCTTCTCATGTTCGCAGCCAAGACCATCGACCGCGGCGACAAGGCGGGCTTCTATCGCGACCTCGCCGAGCAGCTCACGGCCCTCCTCGAGGGCGAGCCCGACCGGATCGCCAACGCCGCCAACACCTCCGCGCTGCTGTTCGAGGCGATGCCCGAGCTGAACTGGGCCGGCTTCTATTTCCTGCAGAACGAGCGCGAGCTCGTGCTCGGCCCGTTTCAGGGCCGGCCCGCCTGCGTGCGCATCGCCGTGGGGAAGGGTGTCTGCGGCACGGCCGTCGCCGAGCGCCGGTCGATGCTGGTGAAGGACGTCCATGCCTTCCCCGGCCATATCGCCTGCGATGCCGCCTCGCGCTCGGAGCTCGTCGTGCCGCTCAGGAACGGCGACACCATCAGGGGCGTGCTCGACCTGGACAGCCCGCGCGAGGCCCGCTTCGACGCCGAGGACCAGGCCGGCATCGAGCGGATCGCCGCGATCTACATGGCCGCCAGCCGCTGGTAGGGATCCCGCGGAAGAAAGTCGCGCGGTCCCGTCGGCCAGGACATTGACT harbors:
- a CDS encoding MFS transporter, coding for MTDESSAGATVPAASWLAVTAVGTGAFALVTTEFLPVGLLPQIARDLGVTEGQAGLMVTAPAFLAALAAPLTIGFAGRIDRRYVLWFFLAMLAVSNTLVATASGFATLLMGRVLLGIAVGGFWTMGASLGLRMRPGPEGARATSLILSGISLGTVAGVPAGTFVGDLLGWRFTFGAAAGLALLVLAALVLVLPRLAPQASTGLLQIPGLFRRPMIRIGLAASVLIFVGQFAAYTYIAPFLDQATHIDPRTLSLLLLGYGLTGFFGNIFGGWAVSRHVKLTLAGTTTLLGGAVLLLVLTGTDLTAAVTWSLVWGFGFGLLPIAIQSWIFAAAPDRLESVSALLVSVIQVALGSGALVGGLVVDHLGVPSALWLGGLCTLATTALIMAFGRERSALQPCECRA
- a CDS encoding GAF domain-containing protein, with the protein product MFAAKTIDRGDKAGFYRDLAEQLTALLEGEPDRIANAANTSALLFEAMPELNWAGFYFLQNERELVLGPFQGRPACVRIAVGKGVCGTAVAERRSMLVKDVHAFPGHIACDAASRSELVVPLRNGDTIRGVLDLDSPREARFDAEDQAGIERIAAIYMAASRW